In one window of Amblyraja radiata isolate CabotCenter1 chromosome 29, sAmbRad1.1.pri, whole genome shotgun sequence DNA:
- the rfx2 gene encoding DNA-binding protein RFX2 isoform X3 — protein MQSTEGASDSTSTVTLRTSAAGPPSVQPAVVQQVPAPQQVQQVQSVQHVYPSQVQYVEGGDAVYANGTIRAAYSYPETQLYAQNPGASYFESPGSSVQVTTVVSSPTVVPSHNMVGTVGIAMEVGGSQIISSSGGTYLIHGGSMDNSRHPLSHATRPSPGTIEMAIENLQKSEGITAHKSTLLNSHLQWLLDNYETAEGVSLPRSSLYNHYLRHCQEQKLDPVNAASFGKLIRSVFMGLRTRRLGTRGNSKYHYYGIRLKPDSPLNRLQEDMQYMAMRQQPVHQKQRFKPMQKLDGVGDNMPGNGQHATPTTPEQSVAAQSQHHQQFLDMSHVLPDFIDAEIGDSPLPENITLNEVKTLQLLYREHCEAMLDVVINLQFHYIEKLWQTFWHSAPSPNDGASVTSVSEEESEAVFPKDKLISLCKFEPIIKWMRNCDHVLYQALVEILIPDVLRPVPSALTQAIRNFAKSLEGWLMSAMNGFPQQMVRTKVGVVSAFAQTLRRYTSLNHLAQAARAVLQNTSQINQMLSDLNRVDFANVQEQASWVCQCEEGMVQRLEQDFKMTLQQQSSLDEWASWLDNVVNQVLKPHEGSPGFPKAARQFLLKWSFYSSMVIRDLTLRSAASFGSFHLIRLLYDEYMFYLVEHRVALATGETPIAVMGEFGDLSSMSPLQLEKGKSFLNMDCIGHLQTSDDGSGMESEVDADLRGVSEPPVKRERLDLNHSLQELDVSTHQELMNSI, from the exons ACGTGCAGCATACTCGTACCCAGAAACCCAACTCTATGCACAGAATCCTGGAGCCTCGTACTTTGAATCACCGGGAAGTTCTGTTCAAGTGACCACGGTTGTGTCCTCACCCACTGTGGTGCCATCTCATAATATGGTGGGAACCGTAGGCATTGCGATGGAGGTGGGAGGAAGTCAGATCATCTCAAGCAGTGGTGGAACATACCTTATCCATGGAGGATCGATGGACAATTCCAGACACCCACTGTCTCACGCTACACGCCCATCACCTGGAACT ATTGAAATGGCAATTGAGAACCTACAGAAATCTGAAGGCATCACAGCTCATAAAAGTACTCTACTGAACAGCCAT CTTCAGTGGCTTCTTGACAATTATGAGACAGCTGAAGGAGTTAGTCTCCCTCGGAGTTCCCTCTACAACCATTACCTGCGGCATTGTCAAGAACAGAAGCTTGATCCCGTCAATGCAGCTTCCTTTGGCAAACTGATTCGTTCAGTGTTCATGGGGCTGAGGACCAGAAGACTAGGAACAAG GGGAAATTCCAAGTATCACTATTACGGGATTCGTCTAAAGCCAGATTCGCCTTTAAACCGTTTACAGGAGGACATGCAGTACATGGCGATGCGACAGCAACCAGTACATCAGAAGCAAAG ATTTAAACCAATGCAAAAATTGGATGGTGTGGGAGACAATATGCCTGGAAATGGACAGCATGCGACCCCAACAACTCCAGAACAATCAGTCGCTGCACAGAGCCAACATCACCAGCAATTTCTGG ATATGTCTCATGTACTGCCAGATTTCATTGATGCTGAGATTGGTGACTCTCCTTTGCCAGAGAATATCACACTGAATGAAGTGAAGACATTACAGCTTTTGTACAGGGAGCATTGTGAG GCAATGCTGGACGTTGTAATAAACCTTCAGTTTCACTATATTGAGAAACTTTGGCAGACTTTTTGGCATTCAGCTCCCTCGCCAAACGATGGTGCTTCTGTTACTTCTGTTAG TGAGGAGGAGAGTGAGGCTGTTTTCCCCAAAGATAAACTCATCAGTCTCTGTAAGTTCGAGCCCATCATCAAGTGGATGCGAAATTGTGATCATGTGCTGTACCAGGCACTGGTGGAGATTCTTATTCCTGATGTTCTGCGGCCTGTCCCTA GTGCTTTGACCCAAGCTATTCGGAATTTTGccaaaagtttggagggatggcTGATGAGTGCGATGaatggcttccctcagcagatggttCGGACAAAG GTGGGAGTAGTTAGTGCCTTTGCCCAAACATTGCGCAGGTACACATCCCTGAACCACCTTGCACAAGCTGCCAGAGCTGTCCTACAGAATACATCGCAGATCAACCAGATGCTCAGTGACCTCAACCGCGTTGACTTTGCCAATGTACAA GAGCAAGCTTCGTGGGTGTGTCAATGTGAGGAGGGAATGGTGCAGCGACTGGAGCAAGATTTTAAGATGACTCTGCAGCAGCAGAGCTCCCTTGATGAATGGGCATCCTGGCTTGACAATGTTGTAAATCAGGTCCTGAAGCCCCACGAAGGCAGCCCTGGATTTCCCAAGGCTGCCCGTCAGTTCCTGCTAAAGTGGTCTTTCTACAG CTCCATGGTTATCCGTGACCTGACCTTGCGGAGTGCCGCCAGCTTTGGTTCCTTCCATCTGATCCGGCTGCTTTATGACGAGTACATGTTTTACCTCGTGGAACATCGTGTGGCCCTTGCAACAGGCGAGACGCCTATAGCTGTGATGGGCGAG TTTGGTGACTTGAGCTCCATGTCCCCGCTACAACTTGAGAAAGGTAAGAGCTTTCTGAACATGGACTGCATTGGGCATCTCCAAACTTCAG ATGATGGGAGTGGGATGGAGAGCGAGGTGGATGCAGATTTGAGAGGAGTGAGCGAACCTCCTGTCAAGCGGGAGCGACTTGACCTCAACCATTCCCTCCAAGAGCTGGACGTCTCCACTCACCAGGAACTAATGAATTCAATATAA
- the rfx2 gene encoding DNA-binding protein RFX2 isoform X4 — MQSTEGASDSTSTVTLRTSAAGPPSVQPAVVQQVPAPQQVQQVQSVQHVYPSQVQYVEGGDAVYANGTIRAAYSYPETQLYAQNPGASYFESPGSSVQVTTVVSSPTVVPSHNMVGTVGIAMEVGGSQIISSSGGTYLIHGGSMDNSRHPLSHATRPSPGTIEMAIENLQKSEGITAHKSTLLNSHLQWLLDNYETAEGVSLPRSSLYNHYLRHCQEQKLDPVNAASFGKLIRSVFMGLRTRRLGTRGNSKYHYYGIRLKPDSPLNRLQEDMQYMAMRQQPVHQKQRFKPMQKLDGVGDNMPGNGQHATPTTPEQSVAAQSQHHQQFLDMSHVLPDFIDAEIGDSPLPENITLNEVKTLQLLYREHCEAMLDVVINLQFHYIEKLWQTFWHSAPSPNDGASVTSVSEEESEAVFPKDKLISLCKFEPIIKWMRNCDHVLYQALVEILIPDVLRPVPSALTQAIRNFAKSLEGWLMSAMNGFPQQMVRTKVGVVSAFAQTLRRYTSLNHLAQAARAVLQNTSQINQMLSDLNRVDFANVQEQASWVCQCEEGMVQRLEQDFKMTLQQQSSLDEWASWLDNVVNQVLKPHEGSPGFPKAARQFLLKWSFYSSMVIRDLTLRSAASFGSFHLIRLLYDEYMFYLVEHRVALATGETPIAVMGEFGDLSSMSPLQLEKDDGSGMESEVDADLRGVSEPPVKRERLDLNHSLQELDVSTHQELMNSI, encoded by the exons ACGTGCAGCATACTCGTACCCAGAAACCCAACTCTATGCACAGAATCCTGGAGCCTCGTACTTTGAATCACCGGGAAGTTCTGTTCAAGTGACCACGGTTGTGTCCTCACCCACTGTGGTGCCATCTCATAATATGGTGGGAACCGTAGGCATTGCGATGGAGGTGGGAGGAAGTCAGATCATCTCAAGCAGTGGTGGAACATACCTTATCCATGGAGGATCGATGGACAATTCCAGACACCCACTGTCTCACGCTACACGCCCATCACCTGGAACT ATTGAAATGGCAATTGAGAACCTACAGAAATCTGAAGGCATCACAGCTCATAAAAGTACTCTACTGAACAGCCAT CTTCAGTGGCTTCTTGACAATTATGAGACAGCTGAAGGAGTTAGTCTCCCTCGGAGTTCCCTCTACAACCATTACCTGCGGCATTGTCAAGAACAGAAGCTTGATCCCGTCAATGCAGCTTCCTTTGGCAAACTGATTCGTTCAGTGTTCATGGGGCTGAGGACCAGAAGACTAGGAACAAG GGGAAATTCCAAGTATCACTATTACGGGATTCGTCTAAAGCCAGATTCGCCTTTAAACCGTTTACAGGAGGACATGCAGTACATGGCGATGCGACAGCAACCAGTACATCAGAAGCAAAG ATTTAAACCAATGCAAAAATTGGATGGTGTGGGAGACAATATGCCTGGAAATGGACAGCATGCGACCCCAACAACTCCAGAACAATCAGTCGCTGCACAGAGCCAACATCACCAGCAATTTCTGG ATATGTCTCATGTACTGCCAGATTTCATTGATGCTGAGATTGGTGACTCTCCTTTGCCAGAGAATATCACACTGAATGAAGTGAAGACATTACAGCTTTTGTACAGGGAGCATTGTGAG GCAATGCTGGACGTTGTAATAAACCTTCAGTTTCACTATATTGAGAAACTTTGGCAGACTTTTTGGCATTCAGCTCCCTCGCCAAACGATGGTGCTTCTGTTACTTCTGTTAG TGAGGAGGAGAGTGAGGCTGTTTTCCCCAAAGATAAACTCATCAGTCTCTGTAAGTTCGAGCCCATCATCAAGTGGATGCGAAATTGTGATCATGTGCTGTACCAGGCACTGGTGGAGATTCTTATTCCTGATGTTCTGCGGCCTGTCCCTA GTGCTTTGACCCAAGCTATTCGGAATTTTGccaaaagtttggagggatggcTGATGAGTGCGATGaatggcttccctcagcagatggttCGGACAAAG GTGGGAGTAGTTAGTGCCTTTGCCCAAACATTGCGCAGGTACACATCCCTGAACCACCTTGCACAAGCTGCCAGAGCTGTCCTACAGAATACATCGCAGATCAACCAGATGCTCAGTGACCTCAACCGCGTTGACTTTGCCAATGTACAA GAGCAAGCTTCGTGGGTGTGTCAATGTGAGGAGGGAATGGTGCAGCGACTGGAGCAAGATTTTAAGATGACTCTGCAGCAGCAGAGCTCCCTTGATGAATGGGCATCCTGGCTTGACAATGTTGTAAATCAGGTCCTGAAGCCCCACGAAGGCAGCCCTGGATTTCCCAAGGCTGCCCGTCAGTTCCTGCTAAAGTGGTCTTTCTACAG CTCCATGGTTATCCGTGACCTGACCTTGCGGAGTGCCGCCAGCTTTGGTTCCTTCCATCTGATCCGGCTGCTTTATGACGAGTACATGTTTTACCTCGTGGAACATCGTGTGGCCCTTGCAACAGGCGAGACGCCTATAGCTGTGATGGGCGAG TTTGGTGACTTGAGCTCCATGTCCCCGCTACAACTTGAGAAAG ATGATGGGAGTGGGATGGAGAGCGAGGTGGATGCAGATTTGAGAGGAGTGAGCGAACCTCCTGTCAAGCGGGAGCGACTTGACCTCAACCATTCCCTCCAAGAGCTGGACGTCTCCACTCACCAGGAACTAATGAATTCAATATAA